The following proteins are encoded in a genomic region of Sorangiineae bacterium MSr12523:
- a CDS encoding polyprenyl synthetase family protein yields the protein MTAYSQDGSVRHEFERANQGVFLAAVNAVLAKFLDELPLAFDTPELTWLLKRLRRFILEGGKRALATYCYWGFRGASGAPHPPGLVTAAAGLEMLQACALLQDDIVDRSPLRRGQAAMPRQLTEHHVERCWGGSPDDFGISGTLVLSDLCLSWTGTLIDRSTRDAARARALRAVVDEIVRHAAYGTVLELIAQAARDYDLSRAFTIAHHKCGRYMFSPALRAGGIMADASVELQGAYAKAGVAIGEAFQFRNDILDIFRKMDVTGKAMLDDVRQGTPTVLVAYALRLARPDQIQRIRHLYGNPEITDNEAEELRVLFRTSGAVAVVEKCIDERTDTAVAVLRRAVGGDMGPAVEALVRATLRYDR from the coding sequence ATGACCGCGTATTCGCAAGACGGATCGGTGCGTCACGAGTTCGAGCGCGCGAACCAGGGCGTATTCCTCGCCGCCGTCAACGCGGTCCTCGCGAAGTTCCTGGACGAGTTGCCCCTTGCGTTCGACACACCAGAGTTGACCTGGCTGTTGAAACGGCTTCGGAGGTTCATTCTCGAGGGCGGAAAGCGTGCACTCGCGACCTACTGCTACTGGGGTTTTCGCGGAGCCAGCGGCGCGCCGCACCCACCGGGGCTGGTAACCGCCGCCGCTGGACTGGAAATGCTGCAAGCGTGCGCGCTCCTGCAAGATGATATCGTGGATCGCTCACCTCTGCGTCGGGGGCAAGCCGCCATGCCTCGTCAACTCACGGAGCATCATGTCGAGCGATGCTGGGGGGGATCGCCGGACGATTTTGGCATTTCGGGTACGCTCGTTCTTTCTGATCTGTGTCTGTCCTGGACGGGCACCCTCATCGACCGATCCACGCGCGATGCCGCTCGAGCACGTGCCCTGCGGGCGGTCGTTGACGAGATCGTCCGACACGCTGCCTACGGCACGGTGCTCGAGCTCATCGCACAAGCCGCCCGCGACTACGATCTTTCCCGAGCCTTCACCATCGCCCATCACAAATGCGGCCGCTACATGTTTAGCCCCGCGCTGCGTGCTGGCGGCATCATGGCCGATGCTTCTGTCGAGCTCCAAGGTGCGTACGCCAAGGCCGGAGTCGCCATCGGCGAGGCCTTCCAATTTCGAAATGATATTCTGGATATCTTTCGCAAGATGGACGTTACCGGCAAGGCCATGCTCGACGATGTGCGCCAGGGCACGCCGACCGTTCTCGTTGCGTATGCGCTTCGACTGGCCCGCCCCGACCAGATTCAACGTATTCGCCATCTGTACGGGAATCCGGAAATAACCGATAACGAGGCCGAGGAATTGCGTGTCCTGTTTCGAACCTCCGGAGCCGTTGCAGTCGTCGAAAAATGCATCGACGAGCGCACCGACACCGCGGTGGCCGTTCTCCGGCGTGCGGTGGGTGGCGACATGGGGCCGGCGGTGGAAGCGCTCGTTCGAGCGACGCTGCGGTACGACCGTTGA
- a CDS encoding SRPBCC family protein encodes MTSEWTDRSIVKKETVIQAPPEKIFAILEDLSNLEKYIPGASKSTPVGDSYQVTYTVKLAGIADFPIQVKLRTESVQKPKSIKFTADGGFKGTLSWTLHPEGNGTRVSVEANYQMLTDTFRSKLGTVGKLLGGVADSLNAVVANVFTVNEANTGRALENLKKLSES; translated from the coding sequence ATGACTAGCGAATGGACCGATAGGTCAATTGTCAAAAAAGAGACGGTAATTCAGGCCCCGCCGGAGAAGATCTTCGCGATTCTCGAAGATCTTTCGAACTTGGAAAAGTATATACCGGGCGCGAGCAAGTCGACACCCGTAGGGGATTCTTACCAAGTGACGTATACCGTCAAGCTTGCCGGTATCGCGGACTTTCCAATCCAGGTAAAGCTCCGCACCGAGAGTGTGCAGAAACCGAAAAGCATCAAGTTTACGGCGGACGGTGGTTTCAAGGGAACGCTTTCTTGGACCCTGCATCCCGAGGGGAACGGTACGCGCGTCTCCGTGGAAGCAAATTACCAAATGCTAACCGATACGTTTCGTAGCAAGTTGGGGACAGTGGGAAAGCTTCTCGGTGGGGTAGCCGATTCGTTGAATGCGGTCGTGGCCAACGTTTTCACTGTCAACGAAGCAAATACGGGTCGTGCGCTGGAGAACTTGAAGAAGCTGAGCGAAAGCTGA
- a CDS encoding cytochrome P450, whose amino-acid sequence MLFNLDMPNHSRVRRVVNGPYGSGGVRSLERVLDEVLDERCAALRAQSSPDLYETVLDEVTIRVNSTFLGLRLSDREHYRRLGQTLLRMPADDIHGLRGAIGALYDYVLWLIHHERELAPDGFVHRLVAGRHDSDPPLTDDELVAILLLSVVGGDQNVLSVLTKSVYTLLVARPLWERLVANPEIAPDLVEELIRLIPVGRISTFPRVSTRPIVTSHGELPAGTAVYADAFAANRDPLAFPAPRTIDPTRRGARHVQFGYGMHHCMASALARLEITAVIGRLAREFPRLELTVPPESLPWDTGTLLRRPTTLPVRW is encoded by the coding sequence ATGCTGTTCAACCTGGACATGCCGAATCACTCGAGGGTGCGTCGGGTGGTCAATGGCCCCTACGGTTCGGGCGGAGTTCGCAGCCTGGAAAGGGTGCTGGATGAGGTTCTCGACGAGCGTTGCGCAGCATTGCGTGCCCAATCGTCACCGGATCTCTACGAAACGGTGCTCGATGAGGTAACCATCCGCGTCAACAGCACATTCCTCGGCTTGCGACTGAGCGATCGGGAACATTACCGTCGACTCGGCCAGACATTGCTGCGGATGCCGGCGGACGATATCCACGGCTTGCGTGGGGCCATCGGAGCCCTCTACGACTACGTTTTATGGCTGATTCATCATGAACGGGAGCTTGCTCCGGACGGTTTCGTTCATCGATTGGTGGCAGGACGCCATGACAGCGATCCGCCATTGACGGATGACGAGCTCGTGGCGATTCTGCTCCTCTCCGTGGTCGGCGGGGACCAAAACGTCCTCTCGGTGCTTACCAAATCGGTCTACACGCTGTTGGTCGCGCGGCCACTGTGGGAGCGGCTCGTCGCAAATCCGGAGATCGCGCCAGATCTGGTCGAGGAGCTAATCCGTCTTATCCCCGTGGGGCGGATTTCCACGTTCCCACGTGTCTCGACGCGCCCCATCGTCACCTCGCATGGCGAGCTCCCCGCGGGGACGGCGGTTTATGCGGATGCCTTCGCCGCAAATCGCGATCCATTGGCCTTTCCCGCACCGCGGACAATCGATCCAACGCGCCGCGGCGCACGTCACGTGCAATTCGGCTACGGGATGCATCACTGCATGGCTTCCGCCCTTGCGCGCCTCGAGATCACGGCGGTCATCGGCCGACTCGCGCGCGAGTTTCCGAGGCTCGAGCTCACCGTTCCACCCGAGAGTTTGCCCTGGGACACCGGCACTCTGCTGCGCCGCCCAACGACATTGCCCGTGCGCTGGTGA
- a CDS encoding FAD/NAD(P)-binding protein — protein sequence MTTVTPHLVIIGGGMTGTAAFIAAVRHRFAKRIDIVDPLPIIGTGTAFSASSPVLLCNTSVAITSLLADQPDDFYAYLHNTGRPVTRDDFVPRSWMTEYARDRYLVYRSLHERRGGEHRHLTARAVAVVRDARPRDEGSRYRVELDNGEVVEATCVFVGHGHGEPRVPEVLQPHLGQEGIFRGLFPEDRLLQALPPRARVLVLGTRLSGIDAALLLCGSGHHVTMASPSGGLPAVRTRTGRKKPGLVRASDIAALETTPDATGAAFDEKVKTLVRSVIARISPRPLEEQISSLPGVVDRLRAEIRLAEQGRTDWQDALCAFVDAANDALPRRPSSVRDAAMRLCQGPVARYLAAFPLANAKRLLRYIESGRLVIRSGVPLDIRRHRHWLVTWQDASQTPFDAIVTAAGYHIPKLHAQRDRIDLVNDPSKCCTPPTVHAELDITLPGASTRENIWLLGISSSIRIPSINAIYPMAQQVHRVCRESRATTWSFSTTDAIKG from the coding sequence GTGACCACGGTGACGCCCCATCTCGTGATCATTGGCGGCGGAATGACAGGAACCGCCGCATTCATCGCCGCCGTTCGTCATCGGTTCGCGAAACGGATCGACATCGTCGATCCGCTGCCCATCATAGGAACCGGAACAGCCTTTTCGGCTTCGAGCCCCGTCCTTCTGTGCAACACGTCCGTGGCCATTACCTCCCTTTTGGCGGACCAACCCGACGATTTCTACGCCTATCTGCACAACACGGGCCGTCCCGTAACCCGCGATGACTTCGTGCCGCGTTCCTGGATGACCGAGTACGCGAGGGACCGTTACCTCGTGTATCGCTCCCTTCATGAGCGAAGGGGTGGAGAGCACCGGCATCTTACGGCCCGCGCCGTGGCCGTGGTTCGTGATGCCAGGCCGCGTGACGAAGGCTCACGCTATCGTGTGGAGCTGGACAATGGCGAGGTCGTCGAAGCTACATGCGTATTCGTCGGTCACGGTCACGGAGAACCACGAGTTCCCGAGGTGCTGCAGCCCCACCTGGGTCAAGAAGGGATCTTCCGCGGTCTCTTTCCGGAAGATCGCTTGCTGCAGGCGCTACCGCCACGAGCCCGCGTCCTCGTCCTTGGAACACGGCTCTCCGGAATCGATGCAGCGCTGCTCCTTTGCGGATCCGGGCACCACGTGACCATGGCCTCGCCGTCGGGTGGGCTTCCTGCGGTCCGTACGCGGACGGGCCGCAAGAAGCCCGGGCTGGTGCGCGCGTCGGACATCGCGGCGCTGGAGACGACGCCTGATGCGACTGGAGCGGCATTCGATGAGAAAGTGAAGACATTGGTTCGCTCCGTGATCGCCAGGATCAGCCCGCGGCCCCTCGAGGAGCAGATCTCGTCCCTCCCCGGCGTGGTCGACCGATTGCGCGCCGAGATTCGCCTCGCAGAACAGGGCCGCACGGACTGGCAAGATGCGTTATGCGCATTCGTAGACGCCGCAAACGACGCCTTGCCCCGGCGCCCCAGTTCCGTCCGCGACGCCGCGATGCGCCTGTGCCAAGGCCCGGTAGCGCGCTACCTCGCAGCATTCCCATTGGCGAACGCCAAGAGATTACTCCGTTATATCGAATCGGGCCGACTCGTGATCCGCTCCGGCGTGCCCTTGGATATCCGCCGCCATCGACACTGGCTCGTCACATGGCAAGACGCCTCGCAGACGCCATTCGACGCCATCGTTACAGCCGCCGGTTATCACATTCCCAAACTGCACGCACAACGCGACCGCATCGACCTGGTCAACGATCCATCCAAGTGCTGCACTCCCCCAACCGTGCATGCCGAGCTCGATATCACCCTCCCCGGCGCATCGACCCGCGAGAACATTTGGCTGCTCGGTATTAGCTCTTCGATCCGCATCCCGTCGATCAATGCCATCTACCCCATGGCCCAACAGGTTCACCGCGTCTGCCGCGAATCCCGCGCGACCACATGGTCATTTTCGACCACCGACGCCATCAAGGGCTGA
- a CDS encoding chitobiase/beta-hexosaminidase C-terminal domain-containing protein, which produces MTCGGGVVRRYGAWLGLFVGLFVVIGTTGCSGNSAEYSFEPDGGAPDGAPAQQVAAPEFEPGGGSYASAQKVVLRTATAGAVIHYTLDGTTPSADSPAYAGPLAIAKTTTVKAFARKSGATDSEVRTATYTIDVPPGTVEPVQLEPNSGDYSNDVAVHLSSGTANATLCYALDGTPPACDATGRCAEHATAYTEPVAITRTGRQIRALACKKGMIASSEAQATYTLTAAKPTFTPASGSNEPSKLTIATETRAGAIHYTVNGGTPDCKTPDSFIDSGTFPSVFADATTVKALTCKEGYAPSEVVTANYLGAVCNGDYYVGERPQLEALAHCQTINGSLTIRRLDAPDLAPLANLAQVNGPLTIESTYTLRSLHGLESLRSARFLTVLWNHGLNSLEGLQGLTSVENAFVLDYNESLTTLHGLEALVHVGGNFSITGNASLTNLEGIASLQTVDGALIVGFNALPEWIGPASLVKVGGLYISNEPKLLRVGGFPALAEVGGQLQVVANDALTTFAEMPALTAIRDGAMFSLNPKLHAVSGFPKLRDLGGLSLVLNDSLTRFAAFPELTAIHGDVVIARNPVLMVLDIQSVQTIGGILNLRDLPGLSSLRGLGGLTEVQGWFMAFSGELGFVDLHGLERLKSVQGLLQIGPSTGLSDLQGLNGLTAVGYLDVVENKHLQTLRGLEKLESVPGTPGQSIRIYANEALTEIGALNSIVSLQQPLEINGNRSLTHFNGLHGLKSADFIYVTINQAMSKLDGLDALTHTSRDLRIVANGLTSLDDLHSLTEVGGSLIISEEALASMRGLGSLTSIGGELSISSCKTLPTLTGLGSLRSIGGLLSIAYNDALTSIDDLGQLTQLGGPFTVWDNRALPPCQPESLAAKLQALGYTGTITIQNNGGTGTCGVAGLRPRLRPPPRLQDAF; this is translated from the coding sequence ATGACGTGTGGCGGTGGGGTCGTTCGCAGATACGGCGCATGGCTTGGGTTGTTCGTGGGACTGTTCGTCGTTATTGGCACCACGGGCTGCAGCGGCAACTCCGCGGAGTATTCGTTCGAGCCGGACGGAGGTGCACCCGATGGGGCGCCCGCGCAGCAGGTGGCCGCGCCGGAGTTCGAGCCTGGGGGCGGATCCTACGCGTCCGCGCAAAAGGTGGTACTGCGCACCGCAACGGCCGGAGCCGTCATTCACTATACGCTGGACGGAACGACTCCGAGTGCCGATTCACCCGCCTATGCCGGGCCGCTGGCCATCGCGAAAACGACGACGGTCAAGGCATTCGCCCGAAAGAGCGGTGCGACCGATTCGGAGGTTCGAACGGCCACGTACACCATCGACGTTCCGCCTGGTACCGTGGAGCCGGTGCAGCTCGAGCCCAATTCGGGCGACTACTCCAATGACGTTGCGGTCCATCTTTCGAGTGGCACGGCAAACGCGACCCTCTGCTATGCACTCGATGGGACTCCGCCTGCATGCGATGCGACAGGTCGCTGCGCCGAGCATGCCACTGCGTACACGGAGCCGGTTGCCATCACTCGAACGGGCCGGCAGATTCGTGCCCTCGCCTGCAAGAAGGGGATGATCGCATCGTCCGAGGCGCAAGCGACGTACACGCTTACGGCCGCAAAGCCCACATTCACCCCGGCATCCGGCAGCAACGAACCTTCGAAGCTGACCATCGCAACCGAGACCCGGGCCGGCGCGATCCATTACACGGTGAACGGCGGAACCCCGGACTGCAAGACCCCGGATTCCTTCATTGACTCCGGGACATTTCCGTCGGTTTTCGCTGACGCCACCACCGTCAAGGCGCTCACGTGCAAAGAGGGGTATGCTCCGAGCGAGGTCGTCACCGCCAACTACTTGGGCGCTGTGTGCAATGGCGATTATTACGTCGGCGAGCGCCCGCAGCTCGAAGCCTTGGCGCACTGCCAGACCATCAATGGATCCCTCACGATTCGACGTCTCGACGCGCCCGACCTGGCACCGCTTGCAAATCTTGCGCAGGTGAACGGGCCGCTGACGATCGAAAGCACCTACACGTTGCGTTCCCTCCATGGATTGGAATCGCTGAGGAGCGCGCGGTTTCTCACGGTGCTCTGGAACCACGGACTGAACTCCTTGGAGGGTTTGCAAGGGCTAACGTCGGTCGAGAATGCTTTCGTTCTCGACTACAACGAGTCGTTGACGACGTTGCATGGCTTGGAGGCGCTTGTTCACGTTGGCGGCAATTTCTCGATAACCGGCAACGCGTCGCTGACGAACCTGGAGGGAATCGCCTCACTGCAGACGGTTGACGGCGCGCTCATCGTCGGATTCAACGCGCTCCCCGAATGGATAGGGCCAGCCTCGCTCGTGAAAGTCGGCGGACTTTACATATCCAACGAGCCCAAGTTGCTTCGTGTTGGCGGCTTCCCGGCGCTCGCCGAAGTTGGTGGACAGCTCCAGGTCGTGGCCAATGACGCGCTGACGACTTTCGCGGAGATGCCCGCCCTGACCGCGATTCGTGATGGCGCAATGTTCTCCCTGAATCCGAAGTTGCATGCGGTGTCCGGCTTCCCCAAGCTGCGCGATTTGGGTGGCCTTTCCCTTGTACTGAACGACAGCCTGACGCGTTTCGCGGCCTTTCCCGAGCTCACGGCCATTCATGGTGATGTGGTCATCGCCCGCAATCCCGTCCTGATGGTGCTTGATATCCAGAGCGTGCAAACCATCGGCGGCATCCTCAATTTGAGGGATCTGCCGGGACTGTCGTCCCTTCGCGGGCTTGGCGGGTTGACGGAGGTCCAGGGTTGGTTCATGGCGTTTTCGGGCGAGCTTGGATTCGTCGACCTGCACGGACTCGAACGATTGAAGTCGGTTCAAGGCCTCCTCCAGATCGGGCCCTCGACCGGACTCTCGGATCTTCAAGGGTTGAACGGACTGACGGCAGTCGGCTATCTCGACGTAGTCGAGAACAAGCATCTACAGACCCTACGCGGCCTCGAGAAACTGGAGAGCGTGCCCGGGACACCCGGCCAGTCGATTCGCATCTACGCCAACGAGGCCTTGACCGAGATCGGCGCGCTCAATTCCATCGTAAGCCTTCAACAGCCGCTGGAAATCAATGGCAATCGCAGCCTCACGCACTTCAATGGCCTGCACGGGCTGAAGTCGGCCGATTTCATTTACGTGACCATCAACCAAGCCATGTCGAAGCTCGACGGTCTCGATGCCCTCACGCATACCTCGAGAGATCTTCGAATCGTAGCCAACGGCCTCACCTCGCTCGACGACCTTCATTCGCTCACCGAAGTAGGGGGCTCGCTCATAATCTCCGAAGAGGCCCTTGCCAGCATGCGCGGCCTGGGGTCGCTCACGTCCATTGGCGGCGAGCTATCCATCTCGAGTTGCAAGACGCTTCCCACCTTGACTGGCCTGGGGTCGCTGCGCTCGATTGGCGGATTGCTCAGTATTGCCTACAACGACGCGCTGACGAGCATAGACGACCTCGGCCAGCTCACACAGCTCGGTGGGCCTTTCACCGTCTGGGACAACCGCGCCTTGCCGCCATGTCAACCGGAGAGCCTCGCCGCCAAGCTGCAGGCCCTTGGCTACACCGGGACGATCACCATCCAGAACAACGGCGGCACCGGCACCTGCGGCGTGGCTGGCTTACGCCCCAGATTACGGCCCCCTCCCCGACTCCAAGATGCTTTTTAG